In Tenrec ecaudatus isolate mTenEca1 chromosome 4, mTenEca1.hap1, whole genome shotgun sequence, a single window of DNA contains:
- the USP2 gene encoding ubiquitin carboxyl-terminal hydrolase 2 isoform X1, with protein MSQLSSTLKRYTDSTRYTDAPYAKSGYGTYSSASYGASLAPSFLEKEKFSFKPGPPSSFLTRPRTYGSPSILDYDRSRPLLRPDIGGSKRSESQTRGADRTPGSGLSGGSRLPYGVTSNSLGYLPVNAREQGVMLTQKKSSSHSDLVRDFSSLRTSDNYCIDPGNLGRSPMLARTRKELCALQGLYQAASRSEYLADYLDNYGRKGSAPQVPTQPPPSRVPEVLSPTYRPSGRYTLWEKGKSPGPSRSSSPGRDTMNSKSAQGLAGLRNLGNTCFMNSILQCLSNTRELRDYCLQRLYLRDLSHSSNAHTALVEEFAKLIQTIWTSSPNDVVSPSEFKTQIQRYAPRFVGYNQQDAQEFLRFLLDGLHNEVNRVTVRPRATPENFDHLPDDEKGRQMWRKYLEREDSRIGDLFVGQLKSSLTCTDCGFCSTVFDPFWDLSLPIAKRGYPEVTLMDCMRLFTKEDVLDGEEKPTCCRCRARKRCIKKFSIQRFPKVLVLHLKRFSESRVRTSKLTTFVNFPLRDLDLREFASENTNHAVYNLYAVSNHSGTTMGGHYTAYCRSPVTGEWHTFNDSSVTPMSSSQVRGSDAYLLFYELASPPSRM; from the exons ATGTCCCAGCTCTCCTCCACCCTGAAGCGCTACACAGACTCCACCCGCTACACTGACGCCCCTTACGCCAAATCGGGCTATGGCACCTACTCCTCCGCCTCCTACGGGGCCAGCCTGGCTCCCTCCTTCCTGGAGAAGGAGAAGTTCAGTTTCAAGCCAGGGCCCCCCTCCAGCTTCCTCACCCGGCCCCGTACCTACGGCTCCCCATCCATCCTGGACTATGACCGCAGCCGCCCCCTGCTGAGACCTGACATTGGGGGTAGTAAGCGGTCCGAGAGCCAGACCCGGGGTGCTGACCGGACTCCAGGGAGTGGACTCAGCGGCGGCAGCCGATTGCCTTACGGTGTCACCAGCAACTCCCTGGGCTACCTGCCCGTGAATGCCCGAGAGCAGGGGGTAATGCTGACCCAGAAGAAGTCCAGCAGCCACTCAGACCTAGTCCGGGATTTCTCCAGTCTCCGGACCTCGGACAACTACTGCATAGACCCAGGCAACTTGGGCCGGAGTCCCATGCTGGCCCGCACGCGCAAGGAGCTGTGTGCCCTGCAGGGCCTGTACCAAGCAGCTAGCCGATCCGAGTACCTGGCCGACTACCTGGACAACTATGGTCGCAAGGGCAGTGCACCCCAGGTGCCcacccagccccctccctcccgagTCCCTGAAGTCCTCAGCCCCACCTACCGACCCAGTGGCCGCtatactctgtgggagaagggcaAGAGCCCTGGGCCCAGCCGCTCCAGCTCCCCAGGGCGAGACACCATG AATTCTAAGAGCGCCCAGGGTCTGGCTGGTCTTCGAAACCTTGGGAACACG TGCTTCATGAACTCgattctgcagtgcctgagcaaCACCCGGGAGCTGCGAGATTACTGCCTCCAGAGACTCTACCTGCGGGACCTCAGCCACAGCAGCAACGCCCACACAGCCCTCGTGGAAG AGTTTGCGAAACTAATCCAGACCATATGGACGTCATCTCCCAATGACGTGGTGAGCCCGTCTGAGTTCAAGACCCAGATCCAGAGATACGCCCCGCGCTTTGTTGGTTATAA TCAGCAGGACGCCCAGGAGTTCCTTCGCTTCCTGCTGGACGGGCTCCACAACGAGGTGAACCGGGTGACCGTGCGGCCGAGGGCCACTCCTGAGAACTTTGACCATCTTCC TGATGACGAGAAAGGGAGACAGATGTGGAGGAAGTACCTCGAGCGGGAGGACAGTCGGATTGGGG ACCTCTTCGTGGGGCAGCTGAAGAGCTCCCTGACATGCACCGACTGCGGCTTCTGCTCGacggtctttgaccccttctggGACCTCTCGCTGCCCATCGCTAAG CGAGGTTACCCTGAGGTGACATTAATGGACTGTATGAGgctcttcaccaaagaagacgtgCTCGATGGAGAAGAAAAGCCA ACGTGCTGCCGCTGCCGGGCCAGAAAGCGATGTATCAAGAAGTTCTCCATCCAGAGGTTCCCCAAGGTCTTGGTGCTCC ACCTGAAGCGGTTCTCCGAGTCCAGGGTGCGCACCAGCAAGCTCACGACCTTTGTGAATTTCCCGCTGAGGGACCTGGACTTGCGAGAATTTGCCTCGGAAAACACCA ACCACGCTGTTTACAACCTGTATGCTGTGTCCAACCACTCCGGAACCACCATGGGGGGCCACTACACAGCCTACTGCCGGAGCCCCGTGACTGGTGAATGGCACACTTTCAATGACTCCAG CGTCACGCCCATGTCCTCCAGCCAAGTGCGTGGCAGTGACGCCTACCTGCTCTTCTACGAACTGGCCAGTCCACCCTCCCGAATGTAG
- the USP2 gene encoding ubiquitin carboxyl-terminal hydrolase 2 isoform X2 produces MRTSYTVTLPEEPPAAPFPALAKELRPRSPLSPSLLLSTFVGLLLNKAKNSKSAQGLAGLRNLGNTCFMNSILQCLSNTRELRDYCLQRLYLRDLSHSSNAHTALVEEFAKLIQTIWTSSPNDVVSPSEFKTQIQRYAPRFVGYNQQDAQEFLRFLLDGLHNEVNRVTVRPRATPENFDHLPDDEKGRQMWRKYLEREDSRIGDLFVGQLKSSLTCTDCGFCSTVFDPFWDLSLPIAKRGYPEVTLMDCMRLFTKEDVLDGEEKPTCCRCRARKRCIKKFSIQRFPKVLVLHLKRFSESRVRTSKLTTFVNFPLRDLDLREFASENTNHAVYNLYAVSNHSGTTMGGHYTAYCRSPVTGEWHTFNDSSVTPMSSSQVRGSDAYLLFYELASPPSRM; encoded by the exons ATGCGCACCTCGTACACCGTGACCCTGCCCGAAGAACCCCCCGCCGCCCCCTTTCCCGCTCTCGCCAAGGAGCTGCGGCCAcggtcccctctctccccttcgcTGCTGCTCTCCACCTTCGTGGGGCTCCTGCTCAACAAAGCCAAG AATTCTAAGAGCGCCCAGGGTCTGGCTGGTCTTCGAAACCTTGGGAACACG TGCTTCATGAACTCgattctgcagtgcctgagcaaCACCCGGGAGCTGCGAGATTACTGCCTCCAGAGACTCTACCTGCGGGACCTCAGCCACAGCAGCAACGCCCACACAGCCCTCGTGGAAG AGTTTGCGAAACTAATCCAGACCATATGGACGTCATCTCCCAATGACGTGGTGAGCCCGTCTGAGTTCAAGACCCAGATCCAGAGATACGCCCCGCGCTTTGTTGGTTATAA TCAGCAGGACGCCCAGGAGTTCCTTCGCTTCCTGCTGGACGGGCTCCACAACGAGGTGAACCGGGTGACCGTGCGGCCGAGGGCCACTCCTGAGAACTTTGACCATCTTCC TGATGACGAGAAAGGGAGACAGATGTGGAGGAAGTACCTCGAGCGGGAGGACAGTCGGATTGGGG ACCTCTTCGTGGGGCAGCTGAAGAGCTCCCTGACATGCACCGACTGCGGCTTCTGCTCGacggtctttgaccccttctggGACCTCTCGCTGCCCATCGCTAAG CGAGGTTACCCTGAGGTGACATTAATGGACTGTATGAGgctcttcaccaaagaagacgtgCTCGATGGAGAAGAAAAGCCA ACGTGCTGCCGCTGCCGGGCCAGAAAGCGATGTATCAAGAAGTTCTCCATCCAGAGGTTCCCCAAGGTCTTGGTGCTCC ACCTGAAGCGGTTCTCCGAGTCCAGGGTGCGCACCAGCAAGCTCACGACCTTTGTGAATTTCCCGCTGAGGGACCTGGACTTGCGAGAATTTGCCTCGGAAAACACCA ACCACGCTGTTTACAACCTGTATGCTGTGTCCAACCACTCCGGAACCACCATGGGGGGCCACTACACAGCCTACTGCCGGAGCCCCGTGACTGGTGAATGGCACACTTTCAATGACTCCAG CGTCACGCCCATGTCCTCCAGCCAAGTGCGTGGCAGTGACGCCTACCTGCTCTTCTACGAACTGGCCAGTCCACCCTCCCGAATGTAG